ATATTCCTTGGTGGACTTCTTCGAAAGATCTTGAAAACCTGAAATCATGGAGGGTTGGCAGCGGATTTTGCAATCGTTCGTGCGCCAGGCTTCCAAGAGATATCTTTACAGTCACAGTGCCTCATTCAGTACTTTTAATCAGTCAGAGGCTTATCGGGTGTCTGGTAACTACTTTAAATTCAAGctttgttttgtattttttttagaattttagcAGGTGGTTTATTTGAAGGCTTGAAGCTATTGGTTCTGTTGATTGCGATAGGATCCATGTTTTTTCCATTGTTAGACGGATATATTATGCTTCATGCTGAAATGGTCTAAATGCTTCTGCTTTATATCGAGCTGTTTCTTATTTAAAGTGTATTAAATTTCTTGGTGTTTGATGCACCGTTCTGCAGCTGAGGTGTCTGATTTATCGAGACTGCGGAATTCATACTTTCCTACCATTTCAAGGCCACGACATCAATATCTACAGAAATTGGTAACTCCATCAGTGTTTTTCAATCTTTACTAAAAGGATTTTGTTACCTGCATTTTTTTGAACATTATAGACTACAATCTTCCGATCCTGTATTGAGAAATTGTTGAGAACAAATAAAGTCAGTGAGACATTATTCAACTAAAAATACTTGCGAGGTATGTGAGGATTGTGACTTTGCATCAGTGGTCAATGTGAATGCCATGTAATTGTTGGTTGGAAGTAAGCAGATTTTCTGCTGATGAAtgaattttttgtttcattCACGCATCatattgattttattatatttcataATATTCATATGTGGcagtaaaatttttttatggattaattATCTAATTCCTCGTGCTTCATCTTTGTCCTTTATCACACTTTCATTTTGGGAAATGTACGTTCTTGTTGTTACAGGGATTCACCAGTACGAGGAGCTTACTCACAGACACATCTGATGCAATTCCTATATCTTCCCCATTAATATCGGCTTTACCTGCAAGTACTGGAAGTACTGAAACTCAAAAGACTATTCGCAAGGCTTCTAGAGTTCAAGCAGTGCTAAAGGGAATAAAACAGGTAAAGCTCTTCAAACTTTTCGGTTCACACTAGTTGCTGAGCATGATCGaagaaagccaaatctttttgtgattttgaaaTCTAGCAACTCACTTCTACATGTAAGCATTTTTTCGTCCTTTTAGTTTGCCGGTGCCCCTCAACTGTTCTTCGAAAAATGATTGAACGGGATGGACAAATCAATTTGAACAAGATGTTTATCATAGTGCACCAAATGCATCATTGTACCGTCAATCTATGTTCATTAACCGAGTCATCTCGTGGAGGCTATAAGCTACACTTCTTGTGCAGGTTACTTACTAAGTATGATCCTCTTATATTGCCTCCCATCCGTTTGATCTTCATTCTTCTGTTATCGAAAGAGAGTTGCAACGTAGCTTTCTGTTGATTGTCCATCCAAAGTATATCATCTTCATGAAATTAGGAATCCAGAAATGACACAACACAGTAATAATCTTGTAATCCACGCAATGAAAGGCAGAATAAACATATTGAAGTGGATGACTCTAATGGCAATGGAATTACTTTGTGAAGCGGTTATTCTTTTTTTGGTATGGCCAGGGCAGTGGCCTGATATTTTGAGATTAttcattttgttttcttttttttctttagtTTAGATAACTATAGAAACAGTTACCCTTTGTTCTTGCATTTTTCTTCTGCGAAGCATTGAAAAATCATGTTGATTTCTGAGGGCCTTTTTTTTTCTCATAGATTGTTTTAATTCTTGATAGACTACTTTCTTTCAGAGTCCCAAAAAGGTTAACTTGGTTGCTGAATTTGTTCGTGGAATGCGTGTTGAAGATGCATTGTTGCAGTTGCAAGTTACTGTCAAGCGAGCTGCCAAAACTGTCTACCaggtcatttttcttttatagGCCTTTAAACAATATGAATTTTCAGTCCAATATACCAATGGAAGGTAAATTCACTTGAGTTGTCGACCATTTTTGTCTCTTTACTTCCCCAATCTTTTGCCACCACCAAACACACCCTAATTAACTTAACCTTTTAAAGGGTGTTTTG
This sequence is a window from Primulina huaijiensis isolate GDHJ02 chromosome 13, ASM1229523v2, whole genome shotgun sequence. Protein-coding genes within it:
- the LOC140956402 gene encoding uncharacterized protein, with product MEGWQRILQSFVRQASKRYLYSHSASFSTFNQSEAYRVSAEVSDLSRLRNSYFPTISRPRHQYLQKLGFTSTRSLLTDTSDAIPISSPLISALPASTGSTETQKTIRKASRVQAVLKGIKQSPKKVNLVAEFVRGMRVEDALLQLQVTVKRAAKTVYQVIHSARANATHNHDLDADRLLVAEAFTGKGLYKKRVSYHSKGRSGIKVRPECRLTVVLREITPEEEAKIARLKVHNFRKLSKQEKRLVPHKLIETTPIWNRKSKTSSQQSSVAR